A region from the Wansuia hejianensis genome encodes:
- a CDS encoding aspartate kinase: MKKVVKFGGSSLASAEQFQKVGKIIRSDAARRYVVPSAPGKRFGGDTKVTDMLYGCYRLAEEGKDFRGALENIKARYMEIIEGLSLNLSMDEQFEEIAKNFQNKAGENYAASRGEYLNGIVMAEYLGFEFVDAAEVICFDEDGNFDAEKTDEVMSKRLEGLQQAVIPGFYGAKPDGSVKTFSRGGSDITGSLVAKAVHADLYENWTDVSGFLVTDPRIVKDPATISTITYREMRELSYMGATVLHEDAIFPLRREGIPINVRNTNRPEDPGTMIVESTCNKPKYTITGIGGKKGFASITIEKAMMNSEIGFGRKVLQVFEENGLSFEHTPSGIDTFTVYVHQSEFESKEQQVIAGLHRAVQPDLIELESDLALIAVVGRGMRRTRGTAGRIFSALAHAHVNVKMIDQGSSELNIIIGVENRDFETAIQAIYDIFVTAQI; the protein is encoded by the coding sequence ATGAAAAAAGTGGTGAAATTTGGCGGAAGTTCCCTCGCCAGCGCAGAACAGTTTCAGAAAGTGGGAAAGATTATCCGCAGCGATGCGGCAAGAAGATATGTGGTGCCTTCCGCGCCGGGCAAACGTTTCGGCGGAGACACGAAGGTGACCGACATGCTGTACGGATGCTACCGTCTGGCAGAGGAAGGGAAAGATTTCAGAGGGGCTTTGGAGAATATCAAAGCGCGTTATATGGAGATTATTGAAGGTTTATCCTTAAATCTTTCCATGGATGAGCAGTTTGAAGAGATTGCGAAGAACTTTCAAAATAAGGCCGGGGAGAACTATGCGGCGTCCCGCGGCGAATATCTGAACGGCATTGTCATGGCGGAGTATCTGGGATTTGAATTCGTGGATGCGGCAGAGGTCATCTGTTTTGACGAGGATGGCAATTTTGACGCGGAGAAGACAGATGAGGTGATGTCAAAGCGTCTGGAGGGGCTTCAACAGGCGGTGATCCCGGGCTTTTACGGGGCGAAGCCGGATGGAAGCGTGAAGACTTTTTCCAGGGGTGGTTCCGACATTACGGGTTCGCTGGTGGCGAAAGCTGTCCATGCGGATCTCTATGAGAATTGGACAGATGTATCCGGATTCCTGGTGACAGATCCCAGAATCGTAAAAGATCCAGCGACTATATCCACAATCACATACCGTGAAATGAGAGAGCTTTCCTATATGGGAGCGACTGTCCTTCACGAGGATGCTATTTTCCCGCTGCGGCGGGAAGGGATTCCGATCAATGTGAGGAATACCAACCGTCCGGAGGATCCGGGAACGATGATTGTAGAGAGCACCTGCAACAAGCCCAAATATACCATCACCGGCATTGGCGGCAAGAAGGGCTTTGCCTCTATAACCATCGAGAAAGCCATGATGAATTCAGAGATCGGGTTTGGGAGAAAGGTTCTGCAGGTATTTGAGGAGAATGGGCTTTCTTTCGAGCATACGCCCTCCGGAATCGATACTTTTACAGTCTATGTGCATCAGAGCGAGTTTGAATCGAAGGAGCAGCAGGTAATTGCTGGCCTGCACCGGGCCGTACAGCCGGATCTGATTGAGCTGGAATCCGATCTGGCTCTGATTGCAGTGGTGGGAAGAGGAATGCGCCGCACCCGAGGTACTGCCGGGAGAATCTTCTCAGCGCTGGCCCACGCCCATGTGAACGTCAAGATGATCGACCAGGGTTCCTCAGAACTGAATATCATTATCGGCGTGGAAAACCGTGATTTTGAGACAGCGATACAGGCAATTTACGATATCTTTGTGACTGCACAGATATAA